Genomic segment of Nitrospirota bacterium:
GTTGCGTAAAGCAGTGCCCTGTGCGGCAGTCTTTCCAACCCTTTTTTAATTAAATTGCTCTTCATGACATTTCTAAATTCAAAGAATATAAATCCACCTTATGCCTTATCCAGGCATTAATAAAAAACAAAATAATACGAATTAATTAATTTTGATGAGGTTTTTATACTCCCTGATAAGCTCGGCCATCCTGTCTTTTTTAAAGAGTTTCTGCTTCTGAATCTTCTTCCTTTCAACTTCTTCCTCAGGAGTCAGGTATCTTTTACTGTCAAACGATGCTAAGTCTTTATCAAGCCTCCTGTGTTCCTCATCGAGTTTTCTATATTCCTCGCTTTCCTTTCTCAATACTTCTACAATTTCTGCATCTTTCAAAAACACCACTCCCTTCTTTAAAGATTTTATTTTTAAATAGAAATTATCATATTTATTCCGAAAATACAAGCCCTTGTATAAGTTAAAGACTTTTGCGACATTACTCTCACGCCAGGATAAACAGGCCGCCAGCACGCCCTGCCTTTTAGGCCATATTATCACAAAATACCAGAAGCGTAAAATTTTACTTTACTTATTTCTTCTCAAATGGCTCAGCGCATGTTAATATTTTTGGTCAGAGAGGAAGAAAATACCAACTTGGTATATTAAACGTTATGTGCTAAAATATAAATAAAATCAAGGAGGTGCTCATAATGTTAGCGATACACAAAAAAATAGTTCTCGATGAACAACAGAAACCATT
This window contains:
- a CDS encoding DUF465 domain-containing protein yields the protein MKDAEIVEVLRKESEEYRKLDEEHRRLDKDLASFDSKRYLTPEEEVERKKIQKQKLFKKDRMAELIREYKNLIKIN